One window from the genome of Pirellulales bacterium encodes:
- a CDS encoding PaaI family thioesterase: MSGRLLPAAATLIATKTEKTAMSNEEHFRKLERMYVRAPGNDFYAPRLSIAHAAAELVIPIDRRFYHSGGGAHGSVYFKALDDAAFFAVNSLVEDVFVLTVTFTTYLTGPISDGAMHARGHVVHAARSFFVAESVVCDSNGKEIGRGSGTFTRSRIHLTPEIGYY, encoded by the coding sequence ATGTCCGGCCGATTGCTGCCTGCTGCCGCGACGTTGATCGCGACCAAAACCGAGAAGACGGCCATGTCGAACGAAGAACACTTTCGCAAGCTCGAGCGGATGTACGTGCGAGCGCCGGGGAATGATTTCTACGCACCCCGCCTCTCGATCGCGCATGCCGCGGCCGAACTGGTCATACCCATTGATCGCCGGTTTTATCACAGTGGTGGCGGAGCCCACGGCTCGGTCTATTTCAAGGCGCTCGACGATGCGGCCTTCTTTGCCGTGAATTCGCTGGTCGAGGATGTGTTCGTGCTTACGGTCACTTTCACGACCTACCTGACGGGGCCGATTTCCGACGGAGCGATGCATGCTCGCGGTCATGTGGTACATGCCGCACGCAGCTTCTTCGTCGCCGAAAGCGTGGTCTGCGACAGCAACGGCAAAGAGATTGGCCGCGGCAGCGGAACGTTCACCCGCAGCCGCATCCACCTGACGCCCGAGATCGGCTACTACTAA